From a region of the Mercurialis annua linkage group LG1-X, ddMerAnnu1.2, whole genome shotgun sequence genome:
- the LOC126665422 gene encoding cytochrome c oxidase subunit 6b-1: protein MADTATSQTPSLSQHYLLEKSGEVGSKPVEVKEDAKPETTVSAEPAAAKVEEAPAAAAAEEIAQDTTPAAAAAEETTEINTAAESSSQDTPADDAESSETSLEESSNEPEAADEAPEIKLETAPADFRFPTTNQSRHCFTRYVEYHRCVAAKGEGAQECDKFAKFYRSLCPGEWVDRWNEQRENGTFPGPL from the exons ATGGCGGATACTGCAACATCTCAAACTCCTTCCTTATCCCAG CATTATTTATTGGAGAAGTCAGGTGAAGTAGGTTCTAAACCTGTGGAAGTAAAAGAAGACGCGAAGCCTGAAACTACCGTGTCTGCTGAACCTGCCGCAGCGAAAGTCGAGGAAGCACCTGCAGCTGCTGCTGCTGAAGAAATAGCACAAGATACTACtcctgctgctgctgctgccgAAGAAACCACTGAAATTAATACTGCTGCTGAAAGCAGTAGTCAAGATACTCCTGCTGATGATGCAGAAAGCAGTGAAACCAGTCTAGAAGAGAGTTCAAATGAGCCAGAAGCTGCTGATGAGGCACCAGAGATAAAG CTTGAGACAGCACCAGCTGACTTCCGTTTCCCAACTACAAATCAGTCAAGGCACTGCTTTACCCGATATGTTGAGTACCACCG GTGTGTAGCTGCTAAGGGGGAAGGTGCACAAGAGTGCGACAAATTTGCCAAATTTTACCGCTCCCTTTGTCCTGGTGAATGG GTTGACAGATGGAATGAGCAGAGGGAGAATGGAACTTTTCCAGGCCCTCTGTAG
- the LOC126687953 gene encoding VQ motif-containing protein 9 → MDNKSCQSSGDSTITSSNTNHNSDHYLKNLNKLSHKISKPIIPRKPPTSFDHGQSFNNAHTTSNANQPQPQPAQHQPPVYNINKSDFRDVVQKLTGSPSHDRYSAPPPIHPPKPQSSRLQRIRPPPLAHVTNRPPPLLNSAPILNQQPSLSQPLNAPMSHLHMSMPRPPSAPLSPLPPFPSVHPAAESPVSAYMRYLQNSMSASTALSGGVDSNNKQFSGFSPLAPLVSPRWNNLAPPPSQQQQPFAPPPQMMMPQFQLPTSPSPFGCLNSPKSPHPFFSPGSLLSPSAFPLSPTLPVASPRWRSL, encoded by the coding sequence ATGGATAATAAAAGCTGTCAATCTTCTGGTGATTCTACAATCACCAGCAGCAACACCAATCATAATTCAGATCACTATCTCAAAAACCTCAATAAACTCTCTCACAAGATCTCTAAACCAATCATACCTAGAAAGCCTCCGACGTCGTTTGACCACGGGCAATCCTTCAATAATGCTCACACTACTTCTAATGCCAATCAGCCTCAACCTCAGCCGGCGCAGCATCAACCGCCGGTCTACAATATCAACAAGAGTGATTTCCGTGACGTCGTTCAGAAGCTCACCGGATCTCCGTCTCATGACAGGTACTCTGCTCCGCCGCCTATTCATCCGCCTAAGCCTCAAAGCTCTCGTTTGCAGCGTATACGCCCTCCGCCTCTCGCGCATGTTACCAACCGTCCTCCTCCTTTGCTAAACAGCGCTCCTATTCTTAATCAGCAACCGTCACTGTCTCAACCTCTCAACGCTCCCATGAGTCATCTTCATATGTCTATGCCGCGGCCTCCTTCGGCTCCTCTTTCGCCGTTACCTCCTTTTCCGTCGGTTCATCCGGCGGCTGAATCTCCGGTCTCTGCTTATATGCGTTACCTTCAGAACTCGATGTCAGCCTCCACCGCTCTTTCCGGCGGCGTTGATTCTAATAATAAGCAGTTTTCAGGATTCTCTCCGTTAGCACCGCTGGTCTCTCCTAGGTGGAATAACCTAGCTCCTCCTCCTTCTCAACAACAGCAACCGTTTGCTCCTCCGCCGCAGATGATGATGCCGCAGTTCCAGTTGCCGACGTCTCCGTCGCCTTTTGGATGCTTGAACTCACCGAAATCGCCTCATCCTTTCTTTTCACCAGGCTCATTACTGTCACCGTCAGCATTTCCATTGTCTCCGACATTACCGGTGGCCAGTCCTAGGTGGAGAAGTCTTTGA
- the LOC126687948 gene encoding endonuclease III homolog 1, chloroplastic-like: MNSFTFLKTPLLAATLMKGFKSNDKMATTTPFRSKTHIHISSSDPLQGSNEVSKPEGLVYVRKKRAKNTVQAAQNLLHLEPKEELKSAPLDIEDFEFKSSNASAHLWKSKSSRDVPPVNSKFSSTIRRTSIQMYEAPANWEIVLEGIRKMRSAEDAPVDTMGCEKAGSSLPSKERRFAVLVSSLMSSQTKDHVTHGAIQRLHQNNLLTADAIDRADETTIKDLIYPVGFYTRKASNMKKIAKICLLKYDGDIPRCLEDLLSLPGIGPKMAHLVMDIGWNDIQGICVDTHVHRISNRLGWVSQPGTKKKTSNPEDTRVALQIWLPKEEWSPINPLLVGFGQTICTPLRPRCGVCSISELCPSAFKETSTPSSEMKKSSLRKKR, from the exons ATGAACAGTTTCACCTTCCTAAAAACTCCTCTCCTTGCAGCAACCTTGATGAAAGGATTCAAATCTAACGACAAAATGGCAACTACGACACCCTTCCGATCCAAAACCCACATTCATATTTCCTCTTCAGACCCACTTCAAG GTTCCAATGAAGTCTCCAAGCCTGAAGGCCTTGTTTATGTGAGGAAAAAGAGAGCTAAAAATACGGTACAAGCTGCACAAAATCTGCTTCATTTAGAACCTAAGGAAGAACTCAAA TCTGCCCCACTAGATATAGaagattttgaatttaaaagttCAAATGCATCTGCTCATCTAT GGAAGTCAAAATCCAGCAGAGATGTTCCTCCTGTGAATTCCAAGTTTTCTTCTACTATCAGGCGAACAAGCATACAAATGT ATGAAGCCCCTGCCAATTGGGAAATAGTCCTCGAAGGGATCCGCAAAATGAGGTCTGCGGAAGATGCACCTGTAGACACAATGGGATGTGAGAAAGCTGGAAGTTCCCTTCCTTCTAAA GAAAGAAGATTTGCTGTGTTAGTATCTTCACTCATGTCAAGCCAAACCAAGGATCATGTAACACATG GAGCAATTCAACGTCTTCACCAAAACAATCTACTTACTGCTGATGCAATTGACAGAGCTGACGAGACAACAATTAAGGACTTGATTTACCCA GTTGGGTTTTATACAAGAAAAGCAAGTAATATGaagaaaattgcaaaaatttgtCTCCTGAAGTATGATGGAGACATACCGCGGTGTTTGGAGGATCTGCTATCACTTCCAGGGATAGGTCCTAAGATGGCTCATTTG GTCATGGATATTGGTTGGAATGATATTCAAGGAATATGTGTAGATACCCATGTGCACCGCATTAGCAATCGGCTTGGGTGGGTGTCTCAGCCAGGCACGAAGAAG AAAACTTCAAATCCTGAGGATACAAGAGTGGCTTTACAAATTTGGCTTCCAAAAGAAGAGTGGAGCCCAATTAACCCTCTTTTG GTGGGATTTGGGCAGACAATCTGTACTCCGCTAAGGCCTCGATGCGGAGTATGCAGCATAAGTGAGCTCTGCCCATCTGCATTTAAGGAGACCTCAACTCCATCATCTGAAATGAAAAAGTCCAGTCTGCGCAAAAAACGGTAA
- the LOC126662359 gene encoding 14-3-3-like protein, whose product MAAPSAREENVYMAKLAEQAERYEEMVEFMEKVSASIDSEELSVEERNLLSVAYKNVIGARRASWRIISSIEQKEESRGNEDHVSVIRDYRSKIESELSSICDGILKLLDSRLIPAASAGDSKVFYLKMKGDYHRYLAEFKTGAERKEAAESTLTAYKAAQDIANAELAPTHPIRLGLALNFSVFYYEILNSPDRACNLAKQAFDEAIAELDTLGEESYKDSTLIMQLLRDNLTLWTSDMQDDGADEIKEAPKPSEEQQ is encoded by the exons ATGGCAGCACCTTCAGCCCGCGAAGAAAATGTTTACATGGCCAAACTGGCGGAGCAAGCCGAGCGGTACGAGGAGATGGTAGAGTTCATGGAAAAAGTCTCTGCCTCCATTGACAGCGAGGAGCTCTCCGTCGAAGAGCGGAACCTGCTCTCCGTCGCCTACAAAAACGTGATCGGAGCAAGACGCGCTTCCTGGCGTATTATCTCATCCATTGAGCAGAAAGAGGAAAGCAGAGGAAACGAGGACCACGTGTCAGTCATCCGTGATTATCGGTCTAAGATTGAGTCTGAGCTTTCATCGATCTGCGACGGGATCTTGAAATTGCTCGACTCCAGGTTGATTCCGGCTGCATCTGCCGGCGATTCGAaggttttttatttgaaaatgaaaggtgattaTCATAGGTATCTCGCCGAGTTTAAAACTGGCGCTGAGAGAAAAGAAGCTGCCGAATCTACCCTCACTGCTTACAAAGCTGCTCAG GATATTGCAAATGCAGAGTTGGCTCCAACTCATCCGATCCGTCTCGGATTGGCTCTCAACTTTTCTGTGTTCTACTACGAGATTCTGAATTCACCCGATCGGGCTTGCAATCTCGCTAAACAG GCTTTTGATGAGGCAATTGCCGAGTTGGACACTTTGGGCGAGGAGTCGTACAAGGACAGCACTTTGATCATGCAACTTCTGCGGGACAATCTCACTTTGTGGACATCCGACATGCAG GATGATGGTGCTGATGAGATTAAAGAAGCACCAAAGCCTAGCGAAGAACAGCAGTGA